From the Cucumis sativus cultivar 9930 chromosome 5, Cucumber_9930_V3, whole genome shotgun sequence genome, the window GAGTTTACACACATGCTGACCAAACTGAGCTTCAAATCCAGGCGGAGGGCTCATGTAGACTTCCTCTACGAGGGCTCCATTCAAAAAggcattcttaacatccagcTGATATAAAGACCAATCTTTGTTCACAGCAACAGATAACAGAACTCTAATAGTATTCAACTTAGCAACTGGAGAAAAAGTTTCTGAATAGTCAATACCATAGGTTTGAGTAAATCCCTTCGCAACTAACCTTGCCTTGTGTCTGTCAAGAGTACCATcagctttgtatttgagagagaacacccatttgcatcccacAGTTTTGTGTCCCTTAGGTAGAGTACAAATGTCCCAAGtactattcttttcaagagctttcatctcttccatgacAGCATTCTTCCATTCAGGATACTTTAAAGCAGTGTAGATATCTTTTGGTATTATGGTAGAGTCAAGGCTTGCTGTAAAAGCTCTGAACTGAGGAGAGAGACTATCGTAGGAAACATAATTGCAAATGGGGTGTTTAGTACAAGACCTGGTGCCTTTTCTCAGAGCAATGGGAATGTCAAGAGAGGAATCATACTCATCTGATTTTCCTGTATGACCCTGTTCCGCTTCATTATTACGGGTTTCTATTCTGACCTCAATCTCATCATCACTGTCCTTTTCTTCAACGTTTTCAAGAACAACAACATTAGACCTGTCATTCTCACTTATCATATTCTTAGTACAGGGTTCAGTAGGGTTttccataccttgatctcgAGGAGGTTCAGAGTCTTGGACTGGAGCCGGCGGCTGACTAGTAGGGGAACCGACTTCCTTTTTGTGATTCCTCCTGTAGTACGTTTTCCAGGGGACTTGGTTTGTGGGTAGGACTATGGAATGGGGAATGATGTTAGACACAACACTAGGAGTGGGTTCGATGAATTCAAAGGTGttgttagactcttcactcacactctCCCCCTGAAGATGACTAACGGGAAAGTAGGGTCGATCCTCACAGAAAGTAACATCCATAGTGACAAAGTATTTTCTGGATGGTgggtgaaaacatttataaccacGCTGGTGAGGGGATACCCAAAAAACACACATGCCTGAGCCCGAGgggtaaatttggtttgattaggGCCAAAATTATGGACATAAGCGATACACCCAAACACACGAAGAGGAACCTCAGAAACATGACGAGTCGATGGGTAGGACTCCTTAAGACAATCTAAGGgagtttgaagatgaagaatacgagaaggcattctattgattaaatgagCTGCTGTAAGAATAGCATCTCCCCAcaagtatgaaggaagggaagtagaAAGCATAAGGGAACGGGCTACTTCCAGAAGGTGACGGTTTTTTCGCTCGGccactccattttgttgaggagtgtaGGCGCACGAGTTTTGATGAACAATCCCCTTTGAAGCAAGAAATTCACTAAggttatggttttggaattcccgaccattatcactccgaagaatagcaattttttgatggaattgtgtttcaattgtgtgatagaaattttgaaacatagagGAAACCTCagatttatcagtgataaggTAGACCCAGGTAAGAcgggtatgatcatcaatgaaggTTACGAACCACCGTTTTCCAGATGAGGTTGTTATCTTGGATGGTCCCCAGACATCACTATGAACAAGAGTgaagggttgggttggtttgTATGGTTGTGAGGGAAAAGAGGCTCGATGTTGTTTGGCCTGAatacacacatcacaagataagGTAGTCATCTCAACTTTAGAGAAGAGATGTGGgaataaatgtttcatatattgaaaattagggtGGCCTAAAcgaaaatgccacaacatGCAATCTTGTTCAGAAGTAGTGAAATAGGATGATAAGAGACTAGTCCTAGGAATGCTACTAGAAGAGGTATCGTCATCAAGGAGGTAGAGTCCCCTACTATGCCGAGCAGTGCCGATCATCCTCCCCGAGCTCAAGTCCTGAAAAGAGACAGAATCAGGTAAGAATATTGCTTTGCAGTTTAACTCATGAGTGATCTTGCTTATCGAAAGCAAATTATAAGATAGTTTGggcacatgcaaaacattatgtAAGGAGAGCCCTGCACAAGGAGAAACCTTCCCCTTTCCAACAATGGGGGCCAAGGAGCCATCTGCAATTCTAATTGTCTCGTTCCCAGCAAAAGGAATGTAAGATACAAAATGTTCAGAGGACCCAGTCAAATGATCTGTGGCACCAGAATCCAGAATCCAGGGGTTCTTCCCATCAATACTAACAAGACCGAAGGAATGAGGTATACCTGATTGGACAATGGCACCTAAAGTGGCAAGACTGAGATCagtttggtttttgtgtgGATCGGATTGTTGAGGAGGTTCAGCAGACTCACTCACATACGCCCGCCCTGTGTTCTGTTTGTCGTTGGAAGGGCGTTTCTTACTTCCTGGGGGACGACCATGTAACTTCCAACATTGTTCTTTGGTATGCCATTTTTTTTGCAATGATCGCAGACAGGAATTGGTTTTCCATTATGCTTGTCACTGCTACTGTTAGAAGATCTTGCACTAAAAGCAGCAGAGTCAATAGTAGGGGTTGCGGAAATATACATAGCACTTGTGCGATCTTCCTCGAGGCGGATTTCAGAGCAAACTTCCATCAGGGAGGGAATCGGTCTTTGACCTAGTATACGCCCTCGAACTACATcaaacttaggattaagaccagcaagaaagtcataaatcctgtcattctcttcaattctcGAGTACTGTACACCATCAGTGGGATCACGCCAGACTAGTTCTCTGCATAGGTCCATTTCTTGCCATATAAGAGAAAGCTTATTGAAAAAGGATGTGACATCCATAGTTCCTTGCTTGCATTCATGAACTTGCTTTCTCAGCGTGTATATACGAGAGGCATTCTGACGTTTTGAGTAAAGTGTCTGAGCTGTGTCCCAAATATCCTTGGCTGTTGCAGCAAACAATAACGGCTTGCCAATTTGAGGTTCCATACTATTGATCAATATGGATTGAAGAATAGAGTCTTCTGCCTTCCAATATCGTTCATGTGGGTCGCCCGGTAGGGGCGAGGTATTTTCCCTGTcagaaaactaaatttttgtcGTCCTTCGAGGACCATCTTTACTGACTGAGACCATGAGAAATAGTTGTTGCCATTCAACTTTTCTCCTGAAAGATGATACATGGAAGACTGAGTCACCGTATTAGTCACATAAGGAGAGGATACATTAGGGAACGAGTTTACCGGATTCTCAGAATACATCGGTAGAGTGGATGTCGTCCCTAAGGTAGCCTCAAGTGCTGCTATCTGTTGTCGAAgcccttccaattgttgatgaactatTCCGAGGAAG encodes:
- the LOC116403961 gene encoding uncharacterized protein LOC116403961, with translation MEPQIGKPLLFAATAKDIWDTAQTLYSKRQNASRIYTLRKQVHECKQGTMDVTSFFNKLSLIWQEMDLCRELVWRDPTDGVQYSRIEENDRIYDFLAGLNPKFDVVRGRILGQRPIPSLMEVCSEIRLEEDRTSAMYISATPTIDSAAFSARSSNSSSDKHNGKPIPVCDHCKKNGIPKNNVGSYMVVPQEVRNALPTTNRTQGGRM